A section of the Subtercola frigoramans genome encodes:
- a CDS encoding DUF4233 domain-containing protein, with translation MSDESPPSDAGGAGEPVAGSAARGGRVRGPRRQRSVRESLASIVLGFESVIMFLATLAVFGLKALPPFVALGGGAALCILLLATIPLLSRPIGIIMGWTLQGLILASALLVPLMLVVAVLFGTMWIYCMVKGARIDRENAQLASGA, from the coding sequence GTGAGCGACGAGAGTCCACCCAGCGACGCGGGCGGGGCAGGGGAACCGGTCGCCGGTTCGGCCGCCAGAGGTGGGCGGGTCCGTGGCCCGCGGCGCCAGCGCAGCGTTCGCGAGAGCCTTGCCTCGATCGTGCTCGGCTTCGAGTCGGTGATCATGTTCCTCGCGACGTTGGCCGTGTTCGGCCTGAAGGCTCTGCCTCCGTTCGTGGCCCTGGGCGGGGGCGCAGCGCTGTGCATCCTGCTGCTGGCGACCATTCCGCTGCTGTCGCGCCCCATCGGCATCATCATGGGGTGGACGCTCCAGGGGCTCATCCTGGCGTCCGCGCTCCTCGTGCCCCTGATGCTGGTCGTCGCCGTGCTCTTCGGCACGATGTGGATCTACTGCATGGTCAAGGGAGCGCGCATAGATCGCGAGAACGCTCAGCTCGCCAGCGGGGCGTGA
- a CDS encoding vitamin K epoxide reductase family protein → MSTDQGTLTPTEDDDSVTPRRTVAFAIFIVIAGLIGLAASFALTIEKIETLINPSYVPSCNISVLVSCGPNMASWQGSLFGFPNAIIGVAAFAIVVCVGVSLLAGATFAKWYWMLFNFGIVLALVFVIWLMSQSIFVLGTLCPYCMVVWTVVIALFWYVTGYNLKEGNIPVGENVRQIAGLFFPVLWLFAVVCYLIIFVLAQLRLDVIASLLHS, encoded by the coding sequence GTGAGCACTGACCAAGGCACCCTGACCCCGACAGAAGACGACGACAGCGTGACCCCCCGTCGCACTGTCGCCTTCGCGATCTTCATCGTGATCGCCGGCCTCATCGGCCTCGCTGCCTCGTTCGCGCTCACGATCGAGAAGATCGAAACGCTGATCAACCCGTCGTACGTGCCCTCATGCAACATCTCGGTGCTGGTGAGCTGCGGGCCCAACATGGCCAGCTGGCAGGGCTCGCTCTTCGGATTCCCGAACGCGATCATCGGCGTCGCCGCCTTCGCAATCGTGGTGTGCGTCGGCGTGTCACTGCTTGCCGGTGCCACCTTCGCCAAGTGGTACTGGATGCTCTTCAATTTCGGCATCGTGCTGGCACTGGTCTTCGTGATCTGGCTGATGTCGCAGAGCATCTTCGTGCTCGGAACTCTCTGCCCCTACTGCATGGTGGTGTGGACCGTTGTGATCGCACTGTTCTGGTACGTCACGGGCTACAACCTCAAAGAGGGCAACATTCCGGTCGGCGAGAATGTACGCCAGATTGCTGGGCTGTTCTTCCCCGTGCTCTGGCTGTTCGCAGTGGTGTGCTACCTCATCATCTTCGTGCTCGCCCAGCTGCGCCTCGACGTCATCGCGTCACTGCTGCACAGCTGA
- a CDS encoding bifunctional folylpolyglutamate synthase/dihydrofolate synthase, translating to MADAYDTQLVDRQNRADGENGDSDYDDLPDEFVEAGDEVFRQLQLRLGEAAPQPRLSATRRAVEMLGDPHRAYPIIHITGTNGKTSTSRLTESILRAYGLRTGLFTSPHLERLNERIMIDGRPISNEALAENWADIQPYLELVDAELEGTGEPRLTFFEALSVLAFASFAEAPIDVAVIEVGMGGEWDSTNVADGQVAVFTPISLDHTARLGNTVAEIARTKSGIVKPAAQVITSRQVPEVLAELQRAAELTESTFAAEGSAFSLLSTSVAVGGQVISIKGLAGTYRDVFLPLYGDHQAQNAAVAVAAVESFLGGGSTAIVEDVLIEAFATVTAPGRLQLIGTEPTVLVDAAHNPGGALALAAALKEYFSFDKIVAVISVLADKDADGIIRALEPVVSEFIVTQSSSERAINADELASIVVGIAGADRVVFELDPREAANLARDSASESDTGAVLVTGSITLVGEIITLAGDEGWKP from the coding sequence ATGGCCGATGCCTACGACACCCAGCTGGTCGACCGCCAGAATCGCGCCGATGGTGAGAACGGCGACTCCGACTACGACGATCTGCCCGACGAATTCGTCGAAGCAGGAGACGAGGTGTTCCGGCAGTTGCAGTTGCGCCTGGGAGAGGCAGCGCCGCAGCCACGGCTCTCGGCGACACGGCGTGCGGTCGAGATGCTGGGTGACCCGCACCGGGCCTACCCGATCATCCACATCACCGGCACGAACGGCAAGACGAGCACCAGCCGCCTGACCGAGAGCATTCTGCGCGCCTACGGCCTGCGCACGGGGCTGTTCACCAGCCCCCACCTCGAACGGCTGAACGAGCGCATCATGATCGACGGCCGGCCGATAAGCAACGAGGCGCTCGCCGAGAACTGGGCCGACATCCAGCCCTACCTCGAGCTGGTGGATGCTGAACTCGAGGGCACCGGAGAACCCCGCCTGACGTTCTTCGAGGCGCTGTCGGTGCTGGCCTTCGCGTCGTTCGCCGAAGCGCCGATCGACGTCGCCGTGATTGAGGTCGGCATGGGTGGGGAGTGGGATTCGACCAACGTGGCCGACGGCCAGGTCGCCGTCTTCACGCCGATCTCGCTCGACCACACTGCCCGGCTCGGCAACACGGTCGCCGAGATCGCCCGCACCAAGTCGGGCATCGTGAAACCGGCCGCCCAGGTCATCACCTCGAGGCAGGTGCCGGAGGTGCTCGCCGAGCTGCAACGCGCGGCCGAGCTCACCGAGTCGACCTTCGCCGCGGAGGGGTCGGCGTTCTCCCTGCTCTCGACCAGCGTCGCGGTCGGTGGCCAGGTCATCTCGATCAAGGGGCTCGCCGGAACGTACCGCGACGTGTTCCTGCCGCTCTACGGCGACCACCAGGCCCAGAACGCGGCGGTTGCCGTCGCGGCCGTCGAGTCGTTCCTCGGCGGGGGGTCGACTGCGATCGTCGAAGACGTGCTCATCGAGGCGTTCGCCACCGTCACCGCTCCCGGGCGCCTTCAGCTCATCGGCACCGAGCCGACGGTGCTGGTGGATGCTGCTCACAACCCCGGCGGAGCGCTGGCGCTCGCTGCGGCACTGAAGGAGTACTTCTCCTTCGACAAGATCGTCGCCGTGATCAGCGTTCTGGCCGACAAGGACGCCGATGGCATCATCCGCGCGCTCGAGCCGGTCGTCTCGGAGTTCATCGTCACGCAGTCCTCGTCGGAGCGGGCCATCAACGCCGATGAATTGGCGAGCATCGTCGTGGGGATCGCCGGGGCCGACCGGGTCGTCTTCGAACTCGACCCGAGGGAGGCCGCGAATCTCGCGAGGGACTCCGCGTCGGAATCCGACACCGGCGCCGTGCTCGTGACCGGCTCGATCACGCTGGTGGGTGAGATCATCACCCTTGCCGGCGATGAGGGGTGGAAACCGTGA
- a CDS encoding Rne/Rng family ribonuclease — MVEDHIDSENNPPVKRRSRLFGGRKARKEAESLAAAEEQLRADRLADSQRDERQPISALPAETSAAAPGPASSTATNVKVSVSENESNEPWLEPDLNQAPAAPPATTPRPTTSLLFQAPDIQPLPPRAPQYRGDDDDFDDNDGDRDDRGDDRSNRNTDTTVRRRTRRRSGDESRLPDDLPPNTVVKVRPPRQAQAPELITEPQRIKGSTRLEAKKQRRRDGRDAGRRRPVITEAEFLARREAVDRSMIVRSSQDRIQIGVLEDGVLVEHYVAKSAEASLIGNVYLGRVQNVLPSMEAAFVDIGRGRNAVLYSGEVDWEAADTGNQPRRIELALKPGDTVLVQVTKDPVGHKGARLTSQLSLPGRYLVYVPNGNMNGISRKLPDTERARLKKILKEVLPDNVGVIVRTAAEGATEEQLTLDVQRLIEQWSSISDKVKSLQSPALLHGEPDLLVKIIRDVFNEDFGKLVISGSDARATIETYLAQVAPDLVDRIEIFDSEADPFDRFRINEQIEKALDRKVWLPSGGSLVIDRTEAMTVVDVNTGKFVGSGGNLEETVTKNNLEAAEEVVRQMRLRDIGGIIVVDFIDMVLESNRDLVLRRLVECLSRDRTKHQVAEVTSLGLVQMTRKKLGLGLLESFSEPCEVCAGRGVIINHDAAKHKGQTPQPERRARNKGGSQNSNGNGSNNNGSNGSQNGGSNGNGSGSSNGSHSTGVTHSITPAAQSALAKIAASTIAGANVAKTDQSRASAAAASSPEAQEALAGLVAAIEETIAGSPEFEPSSHPGVTAPAESRSDAGPTPSDDAGADEGPRAELSQRSRRNSRRSRSQRAAANAEARAEASGGRSDAGDSAAEAEAAVAAEAEVPLTTEAPEQASRAMPVLGDEAATTEPPRVELPIIDIPVSTPVVQNRKREDADKLLGSVLDALPEPKQPGQGRSRNRRVSTAALSAPVEKP; from the coding sequence ATGGTGGAAGACCATATCGACAGTGAGAACAACCCGCCCGTGAAACGGCGTTCGCGCCTTTTCGGCGGGCGTAAAGCGCGCAAAGAGGCCGAGTCTCTTGCCGCTGCAGAAGAACAACTGCGAGCCGACAGGCTCGCCGACTCCCAGCGTGACGAACGCCAGCCCATTTCCGCGTTGCCTGCAGAGACCTCTGCTGCCGCACCGGGCCCGGCTTCGTCGACCGCGACGAATGTGAAGGTTTCCGTGTCAGAAAACGAATCGAACGAGCCGTGGCTCGAACCAGACCTCAACCAGGCCCCTGCGGCACCGCCCGCGACGACACCCCGACCGACGACGTCGCTGCTGTTCCAGGCCCCCGACATCCAGCCGCTTCCGCCGAGGGCTCCCCAGTACCGAGGCGATGACGACGATTTCGACGACAACGACGGCGATCGTGACGATCGCGGCGATGACCGGTCGAACCGCAACACAGACACAACTGTGCGCCGTCGCACCCGTCGCCGCAGCGGCGACGAGAGCCGCCTGCCAGACGACCTGCCGCCGAACACCGTGGTCAAGGTTCGCCCACCGCGCCAAGCGCAGGCCCCTGAGCTCATCACCGAGCCACAGCGCATCAAGGGTTCGACGAGGCTCGAGGCGAAGAAGCAACGCCGTCGCGACGGGCGTGACGCCGGCCGCCGACGCCCGGTCATCACCGAGGCGGAATTCCTTGCGCGCCGCGAGGCTGTCGACCGCTCGATGATCGTGCGGTCGAGCCAGGATCGCATCCAGATCGGTGTTCTCGAAGACGGGGTGCTCGTCGAGCACTACGTGGCGAAGTCGGCAGAAGCCTCGCTGATCGGCAACGTGTACCTGGGCCGCGTCCAGAACGTGCTGCCCAGCATGGAGGCCGCATTCGTCGACATCGGCCGCGGGCGCAACGCCGTACTCTACTCCGGCGAGGTCGACTGGGAGGCCGCCGACACCGGCAACCAGCCCCGCCGTATCGAGCTTGCGCTGAAGCCGGGCGACACCGTTCTCGTGCAGGTCACGAAGGATCCGGTGGGCCACAAGGGCGCCCGCCTGACCAGCCAGCTCTCGCTTCCCGGCCGGTACCTCGTGTACGTGCCGAACGGCAACATGAACGGTATCTCGCGGAAGCTCCCCGACACCGAACGTGCACGCCTGAAGAAGATCCTCAAGGAGGTGCTGCCCGACAACGTCGGCGTGATCGTGCGCACCGCAGCCGAGGGCGCCACCGAGGAGCAGCTCACGCTCGACGTGCAGCGCCTGATCGAGCAGTGGTCCTCCATCAGCGACAAGGTGAAGTCCCTGCAGTCGCCTGCGCTGCTGCACGGCGAGCCCGACCTGCTCGTCAAGATCATCCGCGACGTCTTCAACGAGGACTTCGGCAAGCTCGTGATCAGCGGTTCCGATGCTCGGGCGACGATCGAGACATACCTCGCACAGGTGGCTCCGGATCTGGTCGACCGCATCGAGATCTTTGACAGTGAGGCCGATCCCTTCGACCGTTTCCGTATCAATGAGCAGATCGAGAAGGCTCTCGACCGCAAGGTCTGGCTGCCTTCCGGTGGCTCGCTCGTGATCGACCGCACCGAGGCCATGACCGTGGTCGACGTCAACACCGGCAAGTTCGTCGGGTCAGGCGGAAACCTCGAGGAGACCGTCACGAAGAACAACCTGGAGGCGGCCGAAGAGGTCGTGCGCCAGATGCGCCTCCGTGACATCGGCGGCATCATCGTGGTCGACTTCATCGACATGGTGCTCGAGTCGAACCGCGACCTCGTGCTCCGTCGCCTCGTCGAATGCCTCAGCCGCGACCGAACGAAGCACCAGGTCGCCGAGGTCACGTCGCTCGGGCTCGTGCAGATGACCCGCAAGAAGCTCGGCCTCGGTCTTCTGGAATCATTCAGCGAACCATGTGAGGTGTGCGCCGGTCGCGGCGTGATCATCAACCACGACGCCGCCAAGCACAAGGGCCAGACCCCCCAGCCCGAGCGCCGGGCCCGCAACAAGGGCGGCTCTCAGAACTCGAACGGAAACGGCTCGAACAACAACGGCTCCAATGGTTCGCAGAACGGTGGCTCGAACGGCAACGGGTCGGGCAGCTCGAACGGTTCGCACTCCACTGGCGTCACCCACAGCATCACCCCTGCAGCCCAGTCGGCGCTTGCCAAGATCGCCGCGAGCACGATCGCCGGTGCGAACGTCGCCAAGACCGATCAGTCGAGGGCATCTGCAGCGGCAGCATCGAGCCCCGAGGCGCAGGAGGCTCTCGCGGGCCTGGTTGCCGCCATCGAGGAGACGATTGCCGGGTCGCCCGAATTCGAGCCGTCTTCACACCCGGGGGTGACCGCACCGGCCGAATCCCGATCGGATGCCGGTCCGACTCCCTCAGACGACGCGGGTGCAGATGAAGGCCCCAGGGCCGAGTTGTCGCAGCGCTCACGCCGCAATTCGCGCCGTTCGCGAAGCCAGCGCGCCGCGGCGAACGCCGAAGCCCGAGCCGAGGCCTCAGGTGGTCGTTCCGACGCTGGTGACAGTGCTGCCGAAGCCGAGGCCGCTGTCGCTGCCGAAGCAGAAGTTCCGCTGACGACGGAAGCCCCTGAACAGGCGAGCCGGGCCATGCCGGTTTTGGGTGACGAAGCCGCCACCACGGAACCACCTCGCGTCGAATTGCCGATCATCGATATTCCGGTGTCAACACCTGTCGTTCAGAATCGCAAGCGTGAAGACGCCGACAAGCTGCTCGGGTCTGTTCTTGACGCACTGCCCGAGCCCAAGCAGCCCGGCCAGGGTCGCTCGCGGAACCGTCGTGTTTCGACGGCCGCCCTGAGCGCCCCGGTCGAGAAGCCGTAG
- the ndk gene encoding nucleoside-diphosphate kinase, with protein sequence MTAHVEETLVLIKPDGVARNLIGEILGRIETKGYQLVDLKLFEPERALLAAHYEEHLGKPFYEPLIEFMESGPIVAVRVAGNRVIEGFRSLAGTTDPTTAAPGTIRGDLGRDWGVKVQQNLVHGSDSPESAARELALWF encoded by the coding sequence GTGACCGCTCACGTTGAAGAAACCCTCGTCCTCATCAAGCCCGATGGTGTTGCCCGCAACCTGATCGGCGAGATCCTCGGCCGCATCGAGACGAAGGGCTACCAGCTCGTCGACCTCAAGCTGTTCGAGCCCGAGCGCGCCCTGCTCGCCGCCCACTACGAGGAGCACCTCGGCAAGCCGTTCTACGAGCCGCTGATCGAGTTCATGGAGAGCGGCCCCATCGTCGCCGTGCGCGTAGCGGGCAACCGGGTCATCGAGGGCTTCCGTTCCCTCGCCGGCACGACCGACCCGACGACGGCTGCGCCCGGCACCATCCGCGGTGACCTGGGCCGTGACTGGGGCGTCAAGGTTCAGCAGAACCTCGTTCATGGCAGCGACTCGCCGGAGTCGGCGGCCCGCGAGCTCGCCCTCTGGTTCTGA